In Parabacteroides timonensis, the genomic stretch CGAACAAAATAGAGATAGGCTTTACCGTCTTCATCGAAAAAGACCGAAGTATCGATACCCTTTTCTTCACGAATCGGCTTATATTCGTCTTGTTTAAACGGGCCTAAAGGAGAATCAGACGTAGCAACACAGATATGTTCTTCAGAAGAATAAAACATATAGAACTTTTTCTCTTTTTCCACATAATAAACTTCCGGGGCCCAAAACATAGACTCACCATAAGAGTTCGTATTACTGAGAGACAAAGCGGAAGCACGTTCCCAAAACTCGAGATCCTTGGAATAATACACATCGAATCCGGTTCCAACATTTGTCCCGTATATATAATAAAGACCGTCATGAACCAGAATATACGGGTCTGCCAAAGGAACCGTCGTCGAAAGGACGGTTATCGGATTTTCTTCCTCCGGCGGTATCTGATTCTTTTTATCCCCCTCCCCATCATTGCAATTCATACATACGAAAAGAGGAAGCGATAACAACAATAAAATCCATTTCTTTTTCATCGACTAAATATATAATAAGGTTAAACACTCACATTATTCAATTACCGGACGGAATGCTCCGTTAGAAGGTTCTTGCTTCTCTACATAAGGCCATCCCTCCTCATCCCACAAAACACGATCCAGTAACACCTGTCGCTGTGCATCCAGCCGTTCCAGCTCGAAAGCATGATAGAGCATCCAGGTGTTCTTTTCATCGTCTTCCAGGAGAATGGAATTATGTCCGGTCCCAACAAAACGATCATTTTTCCGGAGCACGACTTCATGCTTATTATCCAACATCTTCTCTCCTTGCCTATTGACATACGGACCGGACAGTTCTTTCGAACGAGCAACAACCGTAGTGTAGGTACTGTTCTTACCCTCACAACAAGAGCCTATAGAGCCGAACAGATAATAATATCCGTCGCGCTTCCAAAGATTAATACCCTCATAGGCACTTCCGGCAATCTGTCGCTTGGTATCGAACTTCGGAGTGATTTGTAAATCGTCCGTCACATCAAGCTCCATTATATAAATGCCGAAAAAGCTACCCCAAAGCATATAATATTTGCCACCTTCCTCATAGAAGAACTGATCGATTGAATTCTCCACATTAACCTCACGACTGTCGAACACTTTCCCCTTCACTTCAAAAGGTCCTTCAGGAGAATCCGAAACAGCATAACCGACCGTGCTGACCCAATGGTTTCCCCATTGTGCCAACGAATAGAACAAGACATATTTGCCTTTGATATAACGGATCTCAGGTGCCCAAATAGCAGCATGCACATTATCCTTATTGTCCTTGTTACCGGCAAGAAAATCCGGACGTGTCTTATCGTTAAAGGCTACACCGACTTCCTCCCACTCGACCATATCTTTTGAGCGGAAAATCGGCAAATTACGAATATCTTCAGTTGCATACAGATAATAAAAACCATCTGCCGTACGGATAGCAGTCGGATCCGGTAGCGATATCTTTATCACCGGATTATGATAGGCAAGCTGCGAATCATCAACTTCCGGAATCGGCTGTTTCTCCGGGTTTTTAGAATTGTCACCTCCACCACAAGCAACCAAAAACAGAAGGCCTGAAAACACTATTGAATCTTTCACTTTCATTACAAAATAATTTTACTCGGTTTTATGGATAACCCGACAGTCCTTTCAAGGATCGTCAGAGACTTCCTCCAACAATTAGTGACTATTGGAGGAATCTACCGCCGACTTCAGATGGAGTCGACGGCACTTCCTATGACACAAAATGTGAATAATAGAACAATATCACTCCCAACCCGTATTCTGTATAATATTCGGATTCATCTGGATTTCATTGTAAGGGATCGGATACAACCAATACTGATCACCACCCCAGGCATAGTGGTAAGTAGCCTGTCCCCAAACCTGGCGCAAACCGTTCACTACCTGCGTACCGCCATCGTCATAAGTAAAGAATTTTCTTTCCTTCCAGATCTTCCAACGAAGTTCATCGAAGTAAATCAAATCTTCACCGAGCAATTCCCAGTAACGTTCATTACGGATACGTTCACGCATATCATCTTGTCCGGTAACAGTTGTTGCAGTGTTAGAATTGAGCAACTGGGCACCGGCACGAGCACGTACTTGATTCACGACTGTAACAGCTTCAGTCGTTTTTCCCTGTTCGTTCAAAGCTTCTGCTAAATTCAGCAGCACATCAGCATAACGAATCTTAGGCATATCGATCCCGGTACCCTTTTGACTTCCTTCACTGGTTCCTTCCGTTACAAATTTACGATTCAGATAATAGAACATTGCCTGTGTATCAGTTTGCAAATCGTTCGGTTCACGTGTAACCGTACCATCCGCATTCGTCGTTTCAATCCAGGTACTACGATACGGATAACGGTTCGTAAAATAATTGTCGGAACCGCCCGTACCTCCCAGATACTTCGCATACGGTGTAATGACACTCATTTCCAGACGCGGGTCACGGTTGTCATAAGCTTTACGGATACGAGCCTCATTACCATTCGGCAGATAGTAGTCCATGTTGGCACCTTGCTCTTTAGCATTAGTAATTTCAACTTCCGTCAAATTATCACGCAAGAAAAAGACACGACGTTCGTTGACCGTCAGTTTGTAATAATCAGGAATCACTTCTTCCCAATCAAATTTGCTTCCGTCAGCAGTTTCATAGGTATCGACGAAATCCGGATTCACCAGATAGTTGTTCCACATAGCCCCATATGTACACCGATTCCCGAAACCACGGTTCTTAGAGTTCCAATATCCATCTTCCTCTATACACTGGACAGAAAAGATCATCTCGTCGCACTGTTCGTTGACTTC encodes the following:
- a CDS encoding family 43 glycosylhydrolase encodes the protein MKDSIVFSGLLFLVACGGGDNSKNPEKQPIPEVDDSQLAYHNPVIKISLPDPTAIRTADGFYYLYATEDIRNLPIFRSKDMVEWEEVGVAFNDKTRPDFLAGNKDNKDNVHAAIWAPEIRYIKGKYVLFYSLAQWGNHWVSTVGYAVSDSPEGPFEVKGKVFDSREVNVENSIDQFFYEEGGKYYMLWGSFFGIYIMELDVTDDLQITPKFDTKRQIAGSAYEGINLWKRDGYYYLFGSIGSCCEGKNSTYTTVVARSKELSGPYVNRQGEKMLDNKHEVVLRKNDRFVGTGHNSILLEDDEKNTWMLYHAFELERLDAQRQVLLDRVLWDEEGWPYVEKQEPSNGAFRPVIE
- a CDS encoding glycoside hydrolase family 43 protein; translation: MKKKWILLLLSLPLFVCMNCNDGEGDKKNQIPPEEENPITVLSTTVPLADPYILVHDGLYYIYGTNVGTGFDVYYSKDLEFWERASALSLSNTNSYGESMFWAPEVYYVEKEKKFYMFYSSEEHICVATSDSPLGPFKQDEYKPIREEKGIDTSVFFDEDGKAYLYFVRFNDGNVIWCAELKENLKEIKEETLTQCFKAEEPWELILPKVVEGPSVFKQNGVYYLVYSANGYTSQDYAVGFAISDSPFGPWKKYEGNPILHNYEGLVGVGHGAPFIDKDGKMRYVFHAHKSETEIHPRNSYVVDMSLKNGVVSLGGNLIRPMVVDKLPAEK
- a CDS encoding RagB/SusD family nutrient uptake outer membrane protein, which translates into the protein MNKNKFGIIRNATKLLSISVLSGLFLTGCVDMDLTPKNQPSEGEVWADATMAEQTVTGLYNGLNHLYNDNYNMWFDCFSMTMDRDANWRNFGMLFGNQTTSGDGPSWIWHDNYKFIIRCNDVIANIPNVEGITEAKKARLVAEAKFLRCYWYYELNLLFGGVPYYTDPIKDIDEAKGSRLSMVEIWNQLVGDLTDCINESNLPNKYNSGDSDYGHITKGAAYALRGKIYLWLENWSAAEADFKKVGDCGYKLFTDGTDAYKKLFKEVNEQCDEMIFSVQCIEEDGYWNSKNRGFGNRCTYGAMWNNYLVNPDFVDTYETADGSKFDWEEVIPDYYKLTVNERRVFFLRDNLTEVEITNAKEQGANMDYYLPNGNEARIRKAYDNRDPRLEMSVITPYAKYLGGTGGSDNYFTNRYPYRSTWIETTNADGTVTREPNDLQTDTQAMFYYLNRKFVTEGTSEGSQKGTGIDMPKIRYADVLLNLAEALNEQGKTTEAVTVVNQVRARAGAQLLNSNTATTVTGQDDMRERIRNERYWELLGEDLIYFDELRWKIWKERKFFTYDDGGTQVVNGLRQVWGQATYHYAWGGDQYWLYPIPYNEIQMNPNIIQNTGWE